TTCGAGGACGTCCGCGTCGTTTCCCCGAATCTTGGGGCCCTGTTCGAAGACATGATAGCGGGCCGTGCCACGGCGGCGCTTCTGGCGTAACACCGTGCGGCGCGCGACGCGACCTGGTTCATGGACGGCTATTGGCCGTCCGTGCAGTTTGCCGTAGCCGATGTGCCGATAGCGTGGTTCTGCGAATCCTGAACCAGGCTATCGCTTTGCAGGGTCGGTCGCGGCTGTACTCACTTGCGTTGAACGTCGCCAGCGATCTTCCTGGCCGTCAGCGTCACGGTGAAGAACTCGGCAAGCTTATCGGCTGGAACGGCATCCAACTGGTCTCTTCCATAATCAGCATGTTGCCCGTCCTGGAATCGGGGGTAATACCCTTTCCAGAAATGGCGCACCTGTGTGCCGCTCGCGAGCACTTTTTTCGCAGGAAGCCCGGCTACAAATCGCGTATCGGCGATGTCCGCCCGTGCTCGCAAGGCGACGCGGGCCTCTGTCAATGCCCAATGGCAAGCGCCCTGCCCGTAGTAGTCCTCATCGAGCAGCATGTCGGCATACACGGTGCCCGCGTACTCGGTGGCGGATATACGGGAAAGGCGGAATGGTTCGTGGCTGGTCAATGTCGGCACGTGGCCGGACAGGGCGTTGGATTTTCCACAGCGCGCGCCGTTGCTGGCGTCGAATTGCGCAGTCCCTTCGACGACCGTAAACGGCGATTTGCCGTCGGCTGTGCTTGAGAGATCGGACGTATTGGCAAGTGTGAGCCGTATCTCATAGGCCTGCGTCGGAGCGGGGTTCAGCTTGCGTAGCGGCGCTTTGGGCGGGGTGTCGGCGTAACTAGACCCGCACCCGGCGGTGGCCAGAAAGACCAGCGTGGGCAATGTCCAACGTAAGGCCGGCGGCGAGAGGTATCGAAGGGCGTTCGACAAGGTCGATGTTTCCTAGGCAAGGTATTTGTTATCAAAGTCTGCCACGAAATTGAACGTCTATTTTTTGGCCGGTCACAGTGACGGTGCCCAGGCGCATTCTTCCGATCAGCACCGGCATTCCCAGTCGAAAGCAAGCCGTGACCACGCGTCAAAAATATAGTGGATTAAATCAACTAATCGGCATATAGTGACTTTTTGGCCGCGGCTTCTTGCGGTGACGAGAACCGAACATTCAGGAGCAGGCATGACCCAGACTTATCACACGATTCTGTTTGAGGTGCAGGACCGTGTCGCGACGGTGACGTTGAACCGTCCCGATAGCCGTAACGCGCTCAGTTCGCAGATGTGCGCGGAGCTGGTGCACGTCATGGAGGCGATTGCGGCCGACCCCGGCGTGCATGTGGCGCTGATCATGGGCAGCGGCCCGGCCTTTTGCGCAGGCGCCGATCTCAAAGAACGCAAGACCATGAACAATCAGGAGATGACGGCGCGCCGGGTTCAGGGCTTTGCCGCCTATGCTTCGATCGAGCGTCTGCCGCAGCCGGTGGTGGCGGTGGTCCATGGTCCGGCGTTTGGTTCGGGGTGCGAGATTGCCGCCGCCTGCGACTTTGTGCTGGCGTCCAGCGAGGCCGTATTCTGCTATCCCGAAGTGGGTTGGGGCACGGTCGGCGCGACGCAGCGTCTGCCGCGCGTTGCCGGCGCGCGCAAGGCCAAAGAGCTTTTGTTCACGGGCCGCCGCTTCCACGCCGAAGAGGCGCGCGAGATCGGCCTGGTCAACCATGTGTATGCGCCCGATGCGTTGCTCCAGGAGGCGCAGGCCATGGCGGCCGCCATGGCCCGTGCCCAGCCGCTGACCATGCGGCTGACCAAACGCAGCATCGATCAAGGGCTGGCCACGACGCGCGAAGGTGCGATGGCCATTGAACTGCTGGCCATCGAAGAAAACCTGCGCGGCACGGATTGGCAAGGCGCCATCGCCGGCTTCGGCAAGGAGTCGCAGGCATGAAGGCGATGACGCTGGCTGCCGTATTGGCGCAGACCGTGGCGGCGCGTGGCCCGGAAGAGGCGTTTGTTGCCCCGGGTGAACGCTTGAACTGGAATGAACTGGCCGCGGGTGCCCGACTCCGCGCGCGGGCGTTGTATGGGGCCGGGGTGCGCCGTGGCGACCATGTCGGCATCTTTCTTGGCAATGGCGGCGACTGGCTGCAGCTGTTCTACGCTTGCGCCTTGATCGGCGCCGTGACGGTGCCGGTCAATACCCGCTTCAAGACCGAAGAACTGGCTTTCTGCCTGCAACAGGCGGACGTCAAGCTGCTGCTGACGGCCGACACGTTTCTGGGCATCGACTTTCTGGAACTGCTGCAACAGGTGGAGCCGGCCTTGACTCAGCGCCTGCCGGGCGCGGCGCTGCCGGTACTTGAAAAAGTGGTAGTGCTGGGTGATCGAAACCTGCCGGGCACGACCTCCTGGGAAGACTTCATCGAAGGCGCAAATCGTGCCGACGATGCCGGCTTCGATGCCGTCTTGCACGCCGTCAGCAGCGATGACGTGCTCCTGATTCAGTACACCTCCGGCACGACGTCCTTTCCGAAGGGCGTCATGCTCACCCACGCCAATATGCTGGGCAATGCCGCAGCCGTGGCGCAGCGTATCGGCGTGCAGCCCGAAGATCGTTACTTCAGCATCCGGCCGTATTTCCACGTGGCTGGCACCACGCTGTCCATTCTGGTCAGTCTGGTGACGGGATGCTGCCTGTTGACTTTGCCGCGCTTCGAGGTGGGCGAGGCTTTGCGCATGCTGGATGAAGAGCGTTGCACGCTGACCTCCGGCAACGACACCATCTTCCTGATGCTGATGGGCCATCCCGATTTTGACCGCCGGCGGATCCATCTGCGAGGCGGGTGGGCCGCGGCAGGCCCCGAGGTGATGCAGAAGATCCGCGATGTCATGGGTGTGCCTTCAGTGTGCAATGCCTATGGGCAGTCCGAAGCTTCGCCCAACATCGTCATGTCGGCCTGGGACGACGAGTTCTCCCTGCGCGCCCAGGGGTGGGCCTTGCCGCATCCCGGCATGGAAATCCGCCTGGTCGATCCGGCTACCGGCGCGGTGGTCGCAGCCGGCGGGCAGGGCGAAATCCAGGCCCGTGGGTGGAGCGTGATGAAGGGCTACTACAAGATGCCCGAGGCAACTGCGCGCGCCTTGAGCGCGGATGGCTGGCTCAGCACGGGCGACCTGGGCGAGATGAATGCCGATGGCCGCTTGCGCATGGTGGGACGCTTGAAAGATATGTTCCGGGTCGGTGGTGAAAATGTGGCGCCGGCCGAGGTAGAAGAGGTTCTGCACAGTCACCCGGCCGTGCGCATGGCGCAGGTGGTGGGGGTGCCGGATGCCCGTCTGGGCGAGGTGCCGGCCGCCTTTGTGCTGTTGCGCGAAGACCAGCAAGTCGAGACAGCCGAGCTGATCGCCTGGTGCAAGAGCCGTTGCGCCAATTTCAAGGTGCCGCGCTATATGGAAATTGTCGATACCTTCGAGAACATCGGCATGACGGGCAGCTCCAAAGTGCAGAAAAACAAGCTGCGTGCCCATGCGCTCGGACTGTTTGGCCTGGGGGAAAAAGCATGACGCGCGATGTGGTGCTCTGCGAGTGTTTTGCCCGCGATGGCTTGCAGCACGAGCCGGATTTCATTCCTACCGACATCAAGACCGAATTGGTCGATGCCTTTGCGGCGCTGGGTTTTGAGCGCGTAGAGGCGACTTCGTATTCCAATCCCAAGGTCGTGCCGCAGTTCGCAGACGCCAGCGACATGCTGGCATCGCTGCCGCGGCGAGACGGCGTCTGGTACAAGGCGACCTGCGCCAATGCGAGGGCCGTGCAACGGGCGCTGGCCGATCTGGAGCGGGGCCAAGGCGCCAATGAGATCAGCCTGCTGGTCTCGGCCAGCGAGTCGCACTCCGAGCGCAACCTGAAGCGCAGCCGCGCCGATCAATGGCGCAACATCGCCGAGATGGCAGGCATGGGGCGCGGCCATTTTCGGATGATAGGCACGATCTCGGTGGCCTTTGGCTGCCCGTTCGAGGGCGCAGTATCGGCCGACAGCGTGCTGCGCGACGCCGAGCGCTACGCGGCGCTGGGCGTGGATATCGTCACGTTGGGCGACACCACCGGCATGGCCACGCCGCAGGCGGTGCGCGAGCTGTACGGCGTTTTGCAACGCGAACTGCCGCAGCTCACGCTGGTGGCGCATTTCCATGACACGCGCGCAACCGGCCTGGTGAATTATGTGGCGGCGCTGGACGCCGGCGTGCGCTGGTTCGACTGCGCCGTGGGCGGGGTCGGCGGCCATCCGGCCAAGGTCAAATATGGCGGCGGCCATACCGGCAATGTGGCGACTGAAGACCTGGTCAATCTATTCGAATCCATGGGCGTGCGCACCGGACTGGATCTGGACGCGCTGGCTGTCGTATCGCAGCGCTGCCGCGAGGTGCTCGGTCGTGATCTGCACAGCCGCGTGGCCGACAGCGGCTTCAATCCGCTGATCACCGCCGGCGCTTGAGCTGCGTTTGTATATCATGCCCTCGTCACCACAGCCGCTCCAAGAGGACTCCATGGCAACCCGAAGCAAGCTTTCCACCCGCCGCGCCCCGCCTGCCGCGCTCAAGGAGCTGTTTTCCTACCGCTTGAACAGGCTGGCATATGTGTCCAGTCGCATTGCTGCGGGCCTGAACGAGAGCCGCTATGGCGTGGGCCCGCGTGAGTGGCGGATCCTGGCCTTGCTGGGTGCGGCGCCCGATATGTCTTTGAATGCACTGGCAAGTGAAGCCAATATCGACAAAAGCCAGGCCAGCCGCACGGTGTCCGACTTGATCGAACGCGGCCTGATCGAGCGCAGCGCGGATGCCCAGGACGCTCGCGGCGTCAGCCTGGACCTGACGCGCGCCGGAAAAAAGCTTTACCAAGAGATGTTTCCGGCCGCCGTCGAGCGCAATGAAGAAATGCTGGCCGTACTGAGCGAAGACGAGCGCGAGGTGCTGGAGCGCGCCTTGGAAAAGATGACTTCGCACATGCTGAACATGCTCAACGACCTGAAGGCTGAAGTGCCGGCACGCCGCGGTCGCGGCGTCCAGCCCCGCTGAAGCAACCGCCTGTCCGAGACGGGCTTTTTTATGCTCATAAAGTTGATTAAATCAATTAATTGGAGGTAGAGACATGACC
The DNA window shown above is from Achromobacter spanius and carries:
- a CDS encoding AMP-binding protein; translated protein: MKAMTLAAVLAQTVAARGPEEAFVAPGERLNWNELAAGARLRARALYGAGVRRGDHVGIFLGNGGDWLQLFYACALIGAVTVPVNTRFKTEELAFCLQQADVKLLLTADTFLGIDFLELLQQVEPALTQRLPGAALPVLEKVVVLGDRNLPGTTSWEDFIEGANRADDAGFDAVLHAVSSDDVLLIQYTSGTTSFPKGVMLTHANMLGNAAAVAQRIGVQPEDRYFSIRPYFHVAGTTLSILVSLVTGCCLLTLPRFEVGEALRMLDEERCTLTSGNDTIFLMLMGHPDFDRRRIHLRGGWAAAGPEVMQKIRDVMGVPSVCNAYGQSEASPNIVMSAWDDEFSLRAQGWALPHPGMEIRLVDPATGAVVAAGGQGEIQARGWSVMKGYYKMPEATARALSADGWLSTGDLGEMNADGRLRMVGRLKDMFRVGGENVAPAEVEEVLHSHPAVRMAQVVGVPDARLGEVPAAFVLLREDQQVETAELIAWCKSRCANFKVPRYMEIVDTFENIGMTGSSKVQKNKLRAHALGLFGLGEKA
- a CDS encoding enoyl-CoA hydratase/isomerase family protein; amino-acid sequence: MTQTYHTILFEVQDRVATVTLNRPDSRNALSSQMCAELVHVMEAIAADPGVHVALIMGSGPAFCAGADLKERKTMNNQEMTARRVQGFAAYASIERLPQPVVAVVHGPAFGSGCEIAAACDFVLASSEAVFCYPEVGWGTVGATQRLPRVAGARKAKELLFTGRRFHAEEAREIGLVNHVYAPDALLQEAQAMAAAMARAQPLTMRLTKRSIDQGLATTREGAMAIELLAIEENLRGTDWQGAIAGFGKESQA
- a CDS encoding hydroxymethylglutaryl-CoA lyase: MTRDVVLCECFARDGLQHEPDFIPTDIKTELVDAFAALGFERVEATSYSNPKVVPQFADASDMLASLPRRDGVWYKATCANARAVQRALADLERGQGANEISLLVSASESHSERNLKRSRADQWRNIAEMAGMGRGHFRMIGTISVAFGCPFEGAVSADSVLRDAERYAALGVDIVTLGDTTGMATPQAVRELYGVLQRELPQLTLVAHFHDTRATGLVNYVAALDAGVRWFDCAVGGVGGHPAKVKYGGGHTGNVATEDLVNLFESMGVRTGLDLDALAVVSQRCREVLGRDLHSRVADSGFNPLITAGA
- a CDS encoding MarR family winged helix-turn-helix transcriptional regulator produces the protein MATRSKLSTRRAPPAALKELFSYRLNRLAYVSSRIAAGLNESRYGVGPREWRILALLGAAPDMSLNALASEANIDKSQASRTVSDLIERGLIERSADAQDARGVSLDLTRAGKKLYQEMFPAAVERNEEMLAVLSEDEREVLERALEKMTSHMLNMLNDLKAEVPARRGRGVQPR